Proteins encoded within one genomic window of Fusarium musae strain F31 chromosome 4, whole genome shotgun sequence:
- a CDS encoding hypothetical protein (EggNog:ENOG41), whose translation MAETGIDGWLRYKKLPYKTADNFKTPKSIITLNASQSSPVYTAGTELQDAFAGIFGEQIPRRFKGCNQKNTIIVGTLDAYHDAYGKEHLPEVLEEDGFWLIII comes from the exons ATGGCCGAGACAGGAATTGATGGTTGGCTTCGCTATAAGAAGCTACCATACAAAACCGCAGACAACTTCAAGACTCCGAAGAGCATTATCACACTCAATGCCTCTCAATCCAGCCCCGTCTACACTGCTGGCACCGAGTTACAAGACGCCTTCGCAGGTATCTTTGGCGAGCAAATCCCGCGTAGATTCAAGGGTTGCAACCAAAAGAATACCATAATTGTCGGCACTCTTGACGCCTATCACGACGCTTATGGCAAAGAACATCTCCCTGAAgttcttgaggaagatgggTTCTGGCTAA ttataatataa
- a CDS encoding hypothetical protein (CAZy:GH43), whose protein sequence is MVSDEPRGRIASGAVKRPAVGSDAVTVHLTACLEGGGYRPLCRQFPVKVQPSVDLAQLSRYAMTNFARSNSNIGQQVYFATSMGNNPTAWLATNSGKAVLNSTKGMHGTRDPVVVRIPEGDRFFLIATDLNVDAVEYGWKGWDWAQSGASRYIEVWESDDLRNWSQQRHILVSPEEAGMTYAPEAIWDPEIGEFVVFWTSSMYPKGTHYSSDKSDPNGRYPLTGGQTLYSTTRDFINFSPAKVMTARTGHGTLDPVIIPDGKGYYQRIVSDRNSTGVNLTWYGLPCDSEDLYQERARSILAQPDEWELIATCITHRTMNTTYAEGPLVFKANLHDSRGKGYYMYADQKWAGSPSGEFMEQQYQPYWTADVGKPNWQPINWTLKPDYDQSLGVIRHGHVWSLTTAEHAALRGANLRSIQIIPPKKRVYRIGESLDLEGMVVSARYSDGITDDELFEGYGGFSISGFDPRRQGKQVVNVSYSVVGNTKSSSFTVAVKHW, encoded by the coding sequence ATGGTGTCGGATGAGCCTCGTGGAAGAATTGCCTCGGGTGCCGTCAAGAGACCAGCCGTTGGCTCTGATGCTGTCACGGTCCATTTGACTGCTTGCCTCGAAGGTGGCGGCTATCGGCCGCTTTGTCGCCAATTCCCGGTCAAGGTGCAACCATCTGTTGACCTTGCCCAGTTATCCCGTTACGCCATGACAAACTTCGCAAGGTCCAATTCCAACATAGGTCAGCAAGTATATTTCGCAACGAGCATGGGCAACAATCCGACGGCCTGGCTGGCCACCAATAGTGGTAAAGCTGTCCTCAACTCTACCAAAGGCATGCATGGCACCCGAGATCCCGTGGTTGTACGTATACCAGAGGGCGATAGATTCTTCCTCATTGCGACTGATCTCAATGTTGACGCGGTGGAGTATGGATGGAAGGGCTGGGACTGGGCTCAAAGTGGTGCGAGTCGCTACATCGAGGTTTGGGAATCCGATGACCTGCGAAACTGGTCGCAACAACGGCATATCCTTGTGTCACCAGAGGAAGCTGGAATGACATATGCTCCAGAGGCTATCTGGGATCCCGAGATTGGGGAATTTGTTGTCTTTTGGACTTCGAGCATGTATCCAAAAGGGACGCACTACTCTAGTGACAAAAGCGATCCTAATGGACGTTATCCGTTGACCGGAGGGCAAACGTTGTATTCAACGACTCGGGATTTCATCAACTTTAGCCCTGCAAAAGTGATGACAGCGCGAACTGGGCACGGGACGCTGGATCCAGTCATCATACCGGACGGCAAAGGATACTACCAACGCATAGTTTCCGACCGCAATTCCACAGGAGTAAATCTTACTTGGTATGGACTACCATGTGATTCAGAAGATCTCTACCAAGAGAGAGCACGATCCATCCTCGCCCAGCCAGATGAATGGGAGCTCATTGCAACGTGCATCACCCATCGCACAATGAACACCACGTACGCCGAGGGTCCGCTTGTCTTCAAAGCAAACCTCCATGATTCTCGTGGTAAAGGTTACTACATGTACGCAGACCAAAAATGGGCTGGCTCACCTTCAGGAGAATTCATGGAACAGCAGTACCAGCCTTACTGGACTGCGGATGTTGGAAAGCCAAACTGGCAGCCAATCAACTGGACGCTGAAGCCTGACTACGATCAGTCACTTGGAGTCATTCGGCATGGCCATGTCTGGTCCCTCACAACCGCTGAGCATGCAGCACTTCGCGGAGCAAATTTACGCTCTATTCAGATAATTCCCCCCAAGAAGCGTGTCTACAGAATCGGCGAGTCTCTCGACCTCGAGGGCATGGTTGTATCTGCGCGGTACTCGGACGGTATCACAGATGATGAATTATTTGAAGGCTATGGCGGCTTTTCGATCTCTGGCTTTGACCCGCGCAGACAAGGCAAACAAGTAGTGAATGTCTCGTACTCGGTGGTTGGCAACActaaatcatcatcatttacCGTGGCGGTGAAACATTGGTAG
- a CDS encoding hypothetical protein (EggNog:ENOG41), protein MSTAIFMEGYGTMLIGNMFGLPEFRKRYGRPAKDDTYQIPAPWKAGLTNGSACVQLQQIAFKPNPGKGGIDGIK, encoded by the exons ATGTCTACCGCTATCTTCATGGAAGGCTATGGCACAATGCTCATCGGCAATATGTTCGGCTTGCCTGAGTTCCGGAAGCGCTACGGGCGGCCTGCCAAAGACGACACTTATCAGATCCCGGCTCCTTGGAAGGCTGGTCTCACCAACGGCAGTGCATGTGTCCAATTG CAACAGATCGCATTCAAGCCTAACCCGGGGAAGGGCGGCATTGACGGTATCAAGTAG